Proteins from a single region of Oncorhynchus nerka isolate Pitt River linkage group LG18, Oner_Uvic_2.0, whole genome shotgun sequence:
- the LOC115145841 gene encoding SLAM family member 5-like isoform X3, translating into MNHLFGWRRLASLMLMLLYFIIDVLCASQSTVQSETQRVKGIVGQSFSFPERVIKSGNLLYGDLGSIANVYPGKEGKITLEKRFENRIHLNSVTRYFTLSDLKVDDAGVYTVENTDGGEKNKFELTVYNVVSKPQVTECDSSSCRVVCSVDNEKEVTLTLYRGEDILNQTSSPDLTTDLSLRLEVEGKNYNSTYSCVAANPISNETVPVPKCCSKDDHPKETDRDERGRGILIIAVFCVLVALGLVGLAIYLRKRRNGQPKGRFISKSASGHSVCSDNT; encoded by the exons tactCTGTGCTTCCCAATCAACAGTCCAGTCTGAGACTCAGCGGGTGAAAGGCATCGTGGGACAGTCTTTCTCTTTTCCAGAGAGGGTGATCAAGTCTGGCAATTTACTTTACGGAGACCTTGGCAGTATTGCAAATGTGTACCCTGGTAAAGAAGGCAAAATCACCCTTGAGAAGAGATTTGAAAATCGTATCCACTTGAACAGTGTTACAAGATACTTCACTCTGTCAGACCTTAAGGTAGACGATGCTGGGGTTTATACTGTGGAGAATACAGatggaggggaaaaaaacaaatttgagctcactgtataca ATGTTGTTTCCAAACCTCAGGTGACAGAATGTGACAGCAGCTCCTGTCGTGTGGTGTGTTCTGTGGACAACGAAAAAGAGGTGACCTTGACCTTGTACAGGGGAGAGGACATACTAAACCAGACCAGCAGTCCTGATCTCACCACCGATCTATCTCTCCGTTTGGAGGTAGAGGGAAAGAACTACAACTCCACCTACAGCTGTGTGGCTGCTAACCCTATCAGTAATGAGACAGTTCCTGTCCCAAAATGTTGCAGCAAAGATGATCATCCCAAGGAGACAG ACCGTGATGAGAGGGGTCGGGGTATTCTTATTATTGCTGTATTCTGCGTTTTGGTTGCCTTGGGGCTGGTTGGACTTGCAATCTATCTAAGGAAGAGAAGAAATGGACAACCAAAAGGCAG ATTCATCTCAAAAAGTGCAAGTGGACATAGTGTATGCAGCGATAACACCTAA
- the LOC115145841 gene encoding SLAM family member 5-like isoform X1 codes for MNHLFGWRRLASLMLMLLYFIIDVLCASQSTVQSETQRVKGIVGQSFSFPERVIKSGNLLYGDLGSIANVYPGKEGKITLEKRFENRIHLNSVTRYFTLSDLKVDDAGVYTVENTDGGEKNKFELTVYNVVSKPQVTECDSSSCRVVCSVDNEKEVTLTLYRGEDILNQTSSPDLTTDLSLRLEVEGKNYNSTYSCVAANPISNETVPVPKCCSKDDHPKETDRDERGRGILIIAVFCVLVALGLVGLAIYLRKRRNGQPKGRYLSFTDSSQKVQVDIVYAAITPKKQADNQEERTGVPELDLLRDKPKLTSVYDTLQSHRMAASGDVDTA; via the exons tactCTGTGCTTCCCAATCAACAGTCCAGTCTGAGACTCAGCGGGTGAAAGGCATCGTGGGACAGTCTTTCTCTTTTCCAGAGAGGGTGATCAAGTCTGGCAATTTACTTTACGGAGACCTTGGCAGTATTGCAAATGTGTACCCTGGTAAAGAAGGCAAAATCACCCTTGAGAAGAGATTTGAAAATCGTATCCACTTGAACAGTGTTACAAGATACTTCACTCTGTCAGACCTTAAGGTAGACGATGCTGGGGTTTATACTGTGGAGAATACAGatggaggggaaaaaaacaaatttgagctcactgtataca ATGTTGTTTCCAAACCTCAGGTGACAGAATGTGACAGCAGCTCCTGTCGTGTGGTGTGTTCTGTGGACAACGAAAAAGAGGTGACCTTGACCTTGTACAGGGGAGAGGACATACTAAACCAGACCAGCAGTCCTGATCTCACCACCGATCTATCTCTCCGTTTGGAGGTAGAGGGAAAGAACTACAACTCCACCTACAGCTGTGTGGCTGCTAACCCTATCAGTAATGAGACAGTTCCTGTCCCAAAATGTTGCAGCAAAGATGATCATCCCAAGGAGACAG ACCGTGATGAGAGGGGTCGGGGTATTCTTATTATTGCTGTATTCTGCGTTTTGGTTGCCTTGGGGCTGGTTGGACTTGCAATCTATCTAAGGAAGAGAAGAAATGGACAACCAAAAGGCAGGTATTTATCTTTTACAG ATTCATCTCAAAAAGTGCAAGTGGACATAGTGTATGCAGCGATAACACCTAAAAAACAAGCAGATAATCAG GAGGAGCGAACAGGTGTACCAGAACTGGATTTACTTAGAGACAAACCAAAACTGACATCAGTTTATGATACACTACAATCACATCGCATGGCTGCCAGCGGGGATGTTGACACAGCATGA
- the LOC115145841 gene encoding SLAM family member 5-like isoform X2, whose translation MNHLFGWRRLASLMLMLLYFIIDVLCASQSTVQSETQRVKGIVGQSFSFPERVIKSGNLLYGDLGSIANVYPGKEGKITLEKRFENRIHLNSVTRYFTLSDLKVDDAGVYTVENTDGGEKNKFELTVYNVVSKPQVTECDSSSCRVVCSVDNEKEVTLTLYRGEDILNQTSSPDLTTDLSLRLEVEGKNYNSTYSCVAANPISNETVPVPKCCSKDDHPKETDRDERGRGILIIAVFCVLVALGLVGLAIYLRKRRNGQPKDSSQKVQVDIVYAAITPKKQADNQEERTGVPELDLLRDKPKLTSVYDTLQSHRMAASGDVDTA comes from the exons tactCTGTGCTTCCCAATCAACAGTCCAGTCTGAGACTCAGCGGGTGAAAGGCATCGTGGGACAGTCTTTCTCTTTTCCAGAGAGGGTGATCAAGTCTGGCAATTTACTTTACGGAGACCTTGGCAGTATTGCAAATGTGTACCCTGGTAAAGAAGGCAAAATCACCCTTGAGAAGAGATTTGAAAATCGTATCCACTTGAACAGTGTTACAAGATACTTCACTCTGTCAGACCTTAAGGTAGACGATGCTGGGGTTTATACTGTGGAGAATACAGatggaggggaaaaaaacaaatttgagctcactgtataca ATGTTGTTTCCAAACCTCAGGTGACAGAATGTGACAGCAGCTCCTGTCGTGTGGTGTGTTCTGTGGACAACGAAAAAGAGGTGACCTTGACCTTGTACAGGGGAGAGGACATACTAAACCAGACCAGCAGTCCTGATCTCACCACCGATCTATCTCTCCGTTTGGAGGTAGAGGGAAAGAACTACAACTCCACCTACAGCTGTGTGGCTGCTAACCCTATCAGTAATGAGACAGTTCCTGTCCCAAAATGTTGCAGCAAAGATGATCATCCCAAGGAGACAG ACCGTGATGAGAGGGGTCGGGGTATTCTTATTATTGCTGTATTCTGCGTTTTGGTTGCCTTGGGGCTGGTTGGACTTGCAATCTATCTAAGGAAGAGAAGAAATGGACAACCAAAAG ATTCATCTCAAAAAGTGCAAGTGGACATAGTGTATGCAGCGATAACACCTAAAAAACAAGCAGATAATCAG GAGGAGCGAACAGGTGTACCAGAACTGGATTTACTTAGAGACAAACCAAAACTGACATCAGTTTATGATACACTACAATCACATCGCATGGCTGCCAGCGGGGATGTTGACACAGCATGA